In a genomic window of Meriones unguiculatus strain TT.TT164.6M chromosome 8, Bangor_MerUng_6.1, whole genome shotgun sequence:
- the Cenpm gene encoding centromere protein M isoform X1, with protein MSVLRPMDKLPDLNGATILLVGTEDALLQQLAESMLRNDCASDLRVHLTNSLPLSSDVSRPRIDLIVFVINLHSKYSLQKVEESLNHVDSRFFLGKVCFLVTGAGRESHCSIHRNTAVKLAHTYRSPLLFCDLEVESFRATMAQRLVRMLQICAGHVPGVSALNLMSLLRSPPSKEL; from the exons ATGTCGGTGCTGAGGCCGATGGACAAGCTGCCCGACCTGAACGGGGCTACCATCTTG CTGGTGGGCACGGAGGATGCGCTTCTGCAGCAGCTGGCGGAATCGATGCTCAGAAACGACTGTGCGTCGGACCTGAGGGT CCATCTGACCAACTCCCTCCCTTTGTCCTCCGATGTGAGCCGGCCCCGAATTGACCTGATTGTGTTCGTGATCAACCTTCACAGCAAATACAG cCTCCAGAAGGTGGAGGAGTCTCTGAACCATGTGGACAGCAGATTCTTCCTGGGGAAAGTGTGCTTCCTCGTCACAGGGG CTGGACGGGAGAGCCACTGCAGCATTCACCGGAACACAGCTGTGAAGCTGGCCCACACCTACCGGAGCCCCCTGCTCTTCTGTGACTTAGAG GTGGAAAGCTTTCGAGCCACCATGGCACAGCGCCTGGTGCGCATGCTGCAGATCTGCGCGGGCCACGTGCCAGGCGTCTCGGCGCTGAACCTGATGTCCTTGCTGAGGAGCCCCCCGTCCAAGGAGCTGTGA
- the Cenpm gene encoding centromere protein M isoform X2 gives MSVLRPMDKLPDLNGATILLVGTEDALLQQLAESMLRNDCASDLRVHLTNSLPLSSDVSRPRIDLIVFVINLHSKYSLQKVEESLNHVDSRFFLGKVCFLVTGAGRESHCSIHRNTAVKLAHTYRSPLLFCDLEWEPAVVRSQLRDPVLDSVLGLHQSRRVPVSA, from the exons ATGTCGGTGCTGAGGCCGATGGACAAGCTGCCCGACCTGAACGGGGCTACCATCTTG CTGGTGGGCACGGAGGATGCGCTTCTGCAGCAGCTGGCGGAATCGATGCTCAGAAACGACTGTGCGTCGGACCTGAGGGT CCATCTGACCAACTCCCTCCCTTTGTCCTCCGATGTGAGCCGGCCCCGAATTGACCTGATTGTGTTCGTGATCAACCTTCACAGCAAATACAG cCTCCAGAAGGTGGAGGAGTCTCTGAACCATGTGGACAGCAGATTCTTCCTGGGGAAAGTGTGCTTCCTCGTCACAGGGG CTGGACGGGAGAGCCACTGCAGCATTCACCGGAACACAGCTGTGAAGCTGGCCCACACCTACCGGAGCCCCCTGCTCTTCTGTGACTTAGAG TGGGAGCCAGCCGTGGTGAGGTCCCAGCTCCGTGACCCTGTGCTTGACAGTGTTCTTGGCCTTCACCAGTCTCGTCGAGTCCCCGTTTCCGCTTGA